TCTGTTGAGTCTGTTCtcacaggtctctctctctctctcagcttgatcattcccCGCAACCCCAAATACTTGTTTGAAGAACTGcttaagctctgtcaggtgtcatgtTGATTGTGAGTAAACAGCCTTTTGAAAGACCTGTCATAAATTCTCCATTGGATTGACATTGGGACTCAGACACATACACTCTTCgtgttttcttttaaagtcaTTCCTTTGTAGCATttgctttatgcttggggttgtggTCTTCATGATAAACAAATCTTCTTTCaaagtgcaggtttcttgcagattgCATCTGGTTGTCCTCCATGATTTTcccatattttgctacattcattTTACCCCCACATGCCGTACAGGGCTTTCTGCAGAGAAACATCCCTGCTGgctgatgttgccaccaccatgcttcacattgTGGATGGTATGTttgtgataatgtgcagtgttcaaacatggtgtttagaCCGATGGCCTAAAAGGCTCAACTGTGGTCTCATCaaaccacagaaccttcttccagttgacttcatgattgaagtgtttaaaagtatgaagggaattagcccagtggatcaagactgtgagtttaaaatgagttcatcaagaatatggctgggtcacagttggaaacctgttaaggggAAATTCTATACAAACATCAGAAAAGTTTTGTTCccacagagaatcacagacacttggaataagttttCAAGTAgtgtgattgatagatagatagatagatagatagatagatagatagatagatagatagatagatagatagatagatagatagatagatagatagatagatagatatacagatagatatgaaaggcactatataatagatataaagatagatatgaaacacactataatagatagactaGAAAGCCACTATACAGAATaaggatggacagatagatagatagatagatagatagatatgaaaggcactatataatagatagatagatgtgaaaggcactatataatagatatatagatatgaaaggcactatataacagatagatagatagatagatagatagatagatagatagatagatagatagatagatagatagatatgaaaggcactatataatagatagactaTAATACCACTATACAGAATAAGTATTGATATACAGATACTTTATTCATTCTGTCAGGGAAATTCAGGTTTCCTAAACAACATAAAATGCAGTCTATTGTTTTGTTCTATACTAGTGTAGTAAGCTTTGTGTGGCTGGGTCTTTCAGAgattctttttcaaaaaaattaactGATCCATATGCTCTGGAGACAGAACACTTCGTTGTGAATTCAAAATGTCCCCTGCAGTGCTGAATACCCACTCTGAGGGCACACTTGTTCCAGGAATACAAAGATATGTTTTTGCAAGCTTGGCCAGCAGTGGGAAATCAGACTGGTGGCCTTTCCACCAGTACAGTGCATTACCACTCAGAATCAGAGATTTGGTCTCTCTATACTTTAGAACCTCTGCATGGGCCATTTGCCTGCAGGACTTCATAGACTGGTAGGGGTCAGCAGTACAGAAATCATCACCAAAGAGGTCTGTTAGTGTCTTTGTCTTCTTTGGAGGAGAAATATATtctaaaatgatataaaaaaaaaaccagaaaacatTAATAACTAATTGTTAAAATGCAGAATGGCATTTCACCCTTTGGAACACCTCTGACATCCAGCCAGATCCAAAAAATTACCCTCCAATACAATTAAATGATAATTGTCCAATGGCCCTCACATTACACTTGGTAAAGTGCTAGGAGTTGCTGGTTCTTATTCACCTTATTTTAGAGGTCAGTTCTTCTTTAGAACCATTGTAGTTTGCTTACAGACAGCACCATACACTGGAGGATATGGTTGTTACTGATCTTCATACCAGTTATATACATTTGGAGAAACCCCAATCCTTTGTGAGAATATTGCTTATTGATTTTACTTAAGCCTTTAACTACCTGAACCCTGATATCCTTTATAATAAACTGCAGGTGTTACAAATGGATCCCCATCCCATCTCACCCTATGGATTATGGTTTAATTTCTCCTTAACAGGGAGCAGGTTCTTAAGCGAGATAATTACATTTCTACAGTCCACTATAAGTTGATAGCAGCTCCACAAGGCACAGTGACCGCCCCCATACTCTTCAATGTCTATAACCTGAGAGGATCTAACAGAAATTGTTTAGCTGcaaagtctgcagatgataccgcCCTGACTGACACCTCTAACAATGAGGGCATCTACACACACAAATCTGTGTTATTTGGAGTAACCTGGTTAAGACTAAAACCTGCTTCCCAAAAAACCTCAATTTACATGTGCATGAACATGTATGGAGTTCTTCTTCGGCAAAATGTTCGGATGTCATTAAACTGCaccaaagaataaataaataaaaagttaaatattatcATGAGCCGCCATTAATCTGaaaacaagcatttttttttttttatgaatatgtttagtccttcatatgctgtgaaataaataacatccatccctttgtccagcagggggcacctgCTTCCTGGGATTGTGTTGGTTTACAAATGCAACTCATGCTTTGAACATGTACATATACCCCTTCAGCAACCACAGCAGGGAAGAAAAgggaaatatggtacaaaagaaaggatatattaacttgctttaaaatgcagctttctctccctatatatatatacaggtatatatatatatatatatatgtatgtatgtatgtattcatggcattcgtagtctgaatcacaaactattcaaccattctatgatctgtttctcgcaactgaaagagggcaccgtggcggatgtttgcaggctcgcagaccaaccacaagagttacctggtaggtaaacactcatataatcagattgtgattcagactacaaatgccatgaatgtaactaccctgatctacatactgtcaaataaacgaatcacatgccgtggcgcaactcaagagccttcgcctctatctccgaggttcgattccccgagagggggtgcagtgagtgtgtacacctgatgagcccagaagtagggcgaaacacgtgtcgcgtactctttgcattatttgacggTAAAAatattcaaccatatatatatatatatatacatatatatatatatatatatatatatatatatatatatatatatatatattataaaaaagtcttgcgacaagacatgatcttttgaagagagacagagaaacactttcatgtcccgcgaaacggacaagtcacgtcatacttacatcCTTTGGAAACCAGTTCCgtcatacacatgcagagtaggttagagataatggaagtaggaaaattcgaaagtctcaaaaaaatgagagtgaaGATCGCATTAGCTCAAACAAACGGCAAAtattggtgaaataacggaacagcaaaaagagatcgaatagtgtttgaggatgtttgGGGCGAAGAAAGACATGGCAGTGAGAgaaaaggacaactgctgtacagtcTTTAAAACGTTCAAAGCGCCGCACGCCATGCAGATCACAaggcacagcagctgcagcaaaccagcagttgatcgagcaaagaggaggtaaaaaaacaactgttatttgttttccattgtatcacagGGGTTTCAGAGAAGGgactgcatctccttggagtgcgttcagcTCTCCTCTTTACAACAGCATGTAGCGCTGGCAAGGGGGGTGGTTTGAGTTGTTTGAGTGAAGTGCATAGGgggcaaagacccctagtaaagAATTAGAACATGTGTTAtacccagcagacccccgtgaccctgtattcggattcagcgggttagaaaatggctggtTGGTTGTTATACCCAATTTCTAAGAGACCAATACCCTGGCTTCACTAACtagaacagtgtttctcaacctttaagtatttgcgacccgagttttcataacagttttaattgtgccccctaatgttttttttttaaaggagcccactaataccaatttgttctttttaaattaatgatatatcatagatgcatattttattatacctacttaactttaaaagacatttatctaactctatgtttatatttctagtatcagaatgtagtttaagttaatatgttttggtttcaatagatgtatttttcatattttcaattcttgtttttttttttatttcacatctttgcgcccccttaggggggcccgccccacagcttgagaaccactgaactagaataagagtttacatggcattttagaaaccagcTCTCTGTGAACAACCAAGTTATTCAAGTGCATGTAAATGAACTGATTGTGGCATCTTTTGAGGAACAGGCAAAGAGGATGAAGAGGTGGTGCCAGGAACAGAACCTCCAACTAAATGGAGAAGATGCTGATAGAGTTAGTAGCTTTGAGCAGCTGGGAACAATATTGGATAATAGTTTGAActttaatgaaaacacacaatACATCTACAAAAGTACCAGTAGCACAGCTGTTTATTAACAAGGCTGAGAAAGATGAACATTTCAACTAGTAGCCTACAGAACTATCGTGCAGGTCATAATGAAAGCGCACACACTTTTCATTTCTGGCCTGGTTTGGGGGACTGTCTTtgtctaataaaaataaacttagtaaAATTATCATTTTGAGGCCTGCTGTTTATGGGCAATCATAATTAGATCTTCAAGAACTGtataaaaaaagagcaaaaaaaaaatatatatatatggttttaaAGAACAAGGCATGCTGCTTAGTAATTGTTTCTAACTTTAACCTTctgggaagaaaataaaaataaaagaaatagttTTATAACAATGGCAGTAACATGTTAAATAGGTCAAATCCAATCTTGACAAAATAAGTTAttctattatttctttaaatgtataaattggtcacaattgtttttattttatcaccTGCTTTGCATGTCCGTATGTGCATGTTGTATGTGGCAGACTGGACCAAAGCAAATCTCCGCTTGTGGACACTAAAAGTAAACTAACTTACTAACTAACCCTCAACAAGCAAACAAGGGTCGGATTAACACATACCTTCCCCCGGTGCTTCAGGCTGGGATACGGTTTCTGAGGTCGTGTCAAGGGGTGAAGCATTAGATGTCTGCTTGACTGGTTCTTGAATTTCTGATGCATCCTAAAAGTGTATACGACAGTTGAGTAcataaaatgagaaataaagttataaaatagCCCGCATCTGAActgaaaataaacacaacatGCCATTTGTATGTTGCGCTATTAGCATAAGCTTACTTTTTTATGCCACAGAGTTTCTGCTTCTGATATTAGGCTCTCAAAGGTGGCCTCTCTCTCCTCCTGGCTCAAATAAGGCAGCTTTTTAAAACGGGGGTCGAGAGCAGTCGCTTTATTTAGGATCAGCTGCAGATCTAAGAAGCTGTCTCTCAGGTCTTTGACCATTGCATGTTTCATTTCTCTTACAATGGCAGAGTCGTCTTCTGAGATTTTGAAGTGGTCCAACAGTTTAGCAAGAAGCGGCGCAATCACAGATAGTGTGGGCTGATTTTCATCGCACATGATGGTAGCGGCAGTTTTCACCGGCTCCAAGACCTTAACGATCTCCTCGGCAGCTGTGATGTCGTTCGGCTCCAAAGAGTACAAGTCGCTCGACACTTTTCTCAGTTGTTTTTCCAGTAAAGACGCGCACACCGCAGACTGCTGCTCGAGAAATCTCTGCAGCATGTCATACGTACTGATCCAGCGAGTGACGACGTCGCTGATCAGCTGATGTTCAGGAATTGCAAGGCATTTTTGTTTGTCCAGCAAAATTGCACTGCCAGTCGGGCTTCGACGAAAAAAAGCCACGATGCGCCTCACTTTGTCCAGGACACGTTCGGCGCTGTCACATTTCAGACCTTTCTGTGTTGCCGAGTTCACAGTATGCGCAAAGCACATTATACGTGGGGAGATGTCCGCTTCGATTCCAGCTAAGGACGCGTTACTGGCGTCGTCCGTGACCAGCGCTGTTTTTTTACCGCCTATCCCCCACTCGATGCAAGTCTCTTTCAGCAGCGCCCCGAGGTTTTTGTCGGAGTGCGCTTCATTTAAAGCTCGGGTCTGAAGCACGTAGTTTTTCAAGCACCAGTCAGAGTCAATAAAGTGACAAGTTACTGTTACATACGAGTCTGTTGATAAAGACGTCCACCGATCTGTTGAAATGGCAAAGCCCTCTGCTGTATCCAAGTCTTCTTTTACGCTGTCTTTCACTTGTTCAAACAAACGAGGGATGCATTTCTCGCTAAAATGCTGTCTGTATGGCATAACGTACTTGGGCTCCAAAGTATGTATCAACTCGCGAAATCCATCATTTTCAATGACTGAATAAGGTCTCAGGTCTTTGGCAATAAATTTCGAAATTGCTCCAGTTATACTGGAGGCTCTCTTCGAGTTGGCGCTCAACGTTTGTGGAAAAATATTTGATACTGTGGGAGATTCTTGAGGCGAAGGTACCTTTACAGAAGCCGTCGCTGCCAGGTCGAGGccatgttttcttttcaaatgggatGCAAGGTTCGTCGTGTTACTGTGATATTTGATGTTCATTTGACACTCGTTACATGTCGCGTgcgttttgtctatttttccctctttttttcgGAAACCGAAATATTTCCAGACTGTGGACTTAAACCCCAGTGGAGTgtataatttgacttttttcgcACTTTCATTCTGCGGTGAAGTCATCTCATTGCTGTTTAAGATTTGCTCTCACTTTCTTATGCTTGATGCGCAGATTTGAATCGATGAGCTGTTACACTCCTAACATATGctgtaaatacatatatattaactAGAAAAATCGCATCATACGTCGATACGGACTTTGCAAACAAAGGCCACCCGTGACCCAGCCTTGAATTGTGAAAGCATCAAGTAGAGTCTTCACTTTTCGTGAAACACGTTCGCCGAGATGTTGTGTGTGAAAAACAACTCCGCTGTTATCCCTTTTTCCGGTGCGAACGAGTCGTTCTTTTACTATTTCCAGTGGATCATACGAATCGATTCGCGATCACGAACGAATCGATTCAGTGGGAATGCTACAGCGCACGCGTGTCTTTCGTGATGTCAACAGCGCCGTCTGCGGACACGTCCAGATGTTTAAAACGCATGCGCAAGACCTGCAAGACTTAAGAATACAGTACTACAAAAGGAAATACGGTTgcgggagggttatctgactcaggGGGCGTTTCACGACTGACGTTGTGGGCGGTCCGTGATATTGTGGCCGTTACACGCATGTCATAACTTTTGCGGTCTTCAGTTAGAATGCACCTCGGCGACTCGTTTCACTTCGATTGTTTTGAGTTCAAGCTACATTCATAGCTCATGAAGGAGTCATTCATTACACAAGTACAATAGTAAATCACCTAAAGAAGGCGtcctgagtttcctcgaaagcttgcatattgtaatctttttagcaagtccaataaaaggtatcattttgcttgacttttcaccacatccataatggctaacacggcacaacaccctagtactacagtaaaTCACATTCAGAATAGAGAgtattaattgttttgtattgtacaatttgcttgaatataTAAACACTATGAAAACTAATACATTGATGTTCCttggtataattaaaaaaataacacaaaagtgAACCGTTTAAAAATATCCAACTTCTAACAATTATTTGGgttcacctttttttttctcactttttttaaaacttactGACTATACTGCGCATGTATAAtttattatctgttttttttagtaaattattattggtgtaatATTCAGCATAAAATGtctgagaaaattaaaacagaaaagaagcattAAACATACAAACTTCCTACATATATGCATAGgggtattttgaaaatgttacacATTAAATGTCATTACAttgaaatttaaagttttatttatgtacattgtaccctttgtataatttaataattttaaaacaaacctcttgGATATTATTGGTAATTTCTTGAGATATTTTAAGCTTCCATCCAATTAC
This genomic window from Polypterus senegalus isolate Bchr_013 chromosome 4, ASM1683550v1, whole genome shotgun sequence contains:
- the LOC120528048 gene encoding E3 SUMO-protein ligase ZBED1-like gives rise to the protein MTSPQNESAKKVKLYTPLGFKSTVWKYFGFRKKEGKIDKTHATCNECQMNIKYHSNTTNLASHLKRKHGLDLAATASVKVPSPQESPTVSNIFPQTLSANSKRASSITGAISKFIAKDLRPYSVIENDGFRELIHTLEPKYVMPYRQHFSEKCIPRLFEQVKDSVKEDLDTAEGFAISTDRWTSLSTDSYVTVTCHFIDSDWCLKNYVLQTRALNEAHSDKNLGALLKETCIEWGIGGKKTALVTDDASNASLAGIEADISPRIMCFAHTVNSATQKGLKCDSAERVLDKVRRIVAFFRRSPTGSAILLDKQKCLAIPEHQLISDVVTRWISTYDMLQRFLEQQSAVCASLLEKQLRKVSSDLYSLEPNDITAAEEIVKVLEPVKTAATIMCDENQPTLSVIAPLLAKLLDHFKISEDDSAIVREMKHAMVKDLRDSFLDLQLILNKATALDPRFKKLPYLSQEEREATFESLISEAETLWHKKDASEIQEPVKQTSNASPLDTTSETVSQPEAPGEEYISPPKKTKTLTDLFGDDFCTADPYQSMKSCRQMAHAEVLKYRETKSLILSGNALYWWKGHQSDFPLLAKLAKTYLCIPGTSVPSEWVFSTAGDILNSQRSVLSPEHMDQLIFLKKNL